A genomic stretch from Xenopus laevis strain J_2021 chromosome 6S, Xenopus_laevis_v10.1, whole genome shotgun sequence includes:
- the LOC121395101 gene encoding uncharacterized protein LOC121395101, producing the protein MAHFVSLPKLPSASETAEVFIREVVRLHGVPDEVVSDRGPQFTSQFWKTLCAALQIKDDWVYADRKRRKDPEFKVGDQVWLSTANLKLSCPSKKLGQRFLGPFTICRQINSVSFQLKLPNSYRIHPVFHAALLKPVVHHHFPGRSFPPPPPVIVDNQEEFVVEQILDVRRRGKRLQYLIKWKGYGPEENSWEPSSNIHAPRLLTQFYKTHPGKPSTVCVQRSHLGRGQCKKYLPSGSIDAPPSSVPDVTGVGSRVRAEACTSARIQAQARCGAERVHADSSSQAF; encoded by the exons ATGGCTCACTTTGTTTCATTACCAAAATtaccttctgcctctgagactgccgaGGTGTTTATTCGAGAAGTAGTGAGACTTCACGGAGTACCTGATGAAGTGGTTTCTGATCGCGGCCCTCAATTTACCTCACAATTCTGGAAAACTCTTTGTGCAGCATTACAGATTAAA GATGACTGG GTTTATGCGGATCGCAAACGAAGGAAAGATCCTGAATTCAAGGTTGGGGACCAAGTCTGGCTATCCACGGCTAACCTCAAATTATCTTGtcccagtaagaagttgggtcagcGGTTTTTGGGGCCCTTTACTATCTGTCGTCAAATcaattctgtctctttccagttgAAGTTACCTAACTCCTATCGCATCCATCCGGTATTTCATGCAGCATTGCTTAAACCTGTGGTACATCACCATTTTCCGGGACGAAGTTTTCCTCCGCCTCCTCCAGTTATTGTCGACAATCAAGAAGAATTTGTGGTTGAACAGATCCTGGATGTTCGTAGGAGAGGGAAACGACTACAATATTtaattaagtggaagggctatggtccAGAGGAAAATTCTTGGGAACCTTCTTCAAATATACATGCTCCTAGACTCTTGACTCAGTTTTATAAGACTCATCCTGGCAAGCCTTCAACTGTCTGCGTCCAGAGGTCGCATCTCGGTAGGGGGCAATGTAAGAAATACTTACCGAGCGGATCCATCGATGCGCCTCCGTCCAGCGTTCCTGACGTCACGGGCGTCGGGTCACGTGTGCGCGCAGAAGCGTGCACGTCAGCGCGCATCCAGGCGCAGGCTCGTTGCGGCGCAGAGCGTGTTCACGCTGACTCCTCGTCGCAGGCGTTCTGA